A window of the Eulemur rufifrons isolate Redbay chromosome 6, OSU_ERuf_1, whole genome shotgun sequence genome harbors these coding sequences:
- the LOC138384977 gene encoding olfactory receptor 5M11-like, whose product MKTKLDPKHNGTEATEFILLGLTSQPELQPILFVVFLLIYLITLTGNFGMISLIRLTPRLQTPMYFFLTHLACVDIFYTTNVSPQMLVNFLSEKKTISYTGCLAQCFVFVTLLLTEYYMLGAMAYDRYMAICNPLRYSSKMSRPVCICLVTFPYLWGSMVGTMQVILTSRLSFCGPNTINHFYCADPPLLMLTCSDTYIKQTALFVSAGINLTGSLLIILVSYVFIFITIMRIRSSEGQRKAFSTCGSHLTAVTMFYGSLFCMYLRPANERSVEQGKIVSVFCIFVSPMLNPFIYSLRNKDVKRALKRMFMRNLGKMEKSSISTVSQ is encoded by the coding sequence ATGAAGACCAAGTTAGATCCCAAACACAATGGCACTGAGGCAACTGAGTTTATTCTTCTGGGACTGACCAGTCAGCCCGAGCTGCAGCCCATCCTTTTTGTGGTGTTTCTCCTGATTTACCTCATCACCCTGACCGGGAACTTTGGGATGATTTCTCTAATCAGACTGACTCCCCGGCTGCAAACCCCCATGTATTTTTTCCTCACCCATTTAGCATGTGTGGATATTTTTTACACCACTAATGTCTCTCCTCAGATGCTTGTTAATTTCTTGTCTGAGAAGAAGACCATCTCCTACACTGGGTGTCTGGCCCAGTGTTTTGTTTTCGTGACTCTGCTCCTTACGGAGTATTACATGCTTGGAGCCATGGCCTACGACCGCTACATGGCAATCTGCAACCCCCTACGTTACAGCAGCAAAATGTCCAGGCCAGTTTGCATCTGCCTGGTGACTTTCCCCTACCTCTGGGGTTCCATGGTGGGCACAATGCAGGTAATACTGACGTCTCGCTTGTCCTTTTGTGGACCCAACACCATCAACCATTTCTACTGTGCTGACCCACCCCTCTTAATGTTGACCTGTTCTGACACTTACATAAAGCAAACTGCCCTGTTTGTGTCCGCAGGGATTAACCTCACAGGCTCCCTGCTCATCATCCTCGTCTCCTACGTTTTCATTTTCATCACTATTATGAGGATCCGTTCCAGTGAAGGGCAGCGcaaagccttctccacctgtggcTCCCACCTGACAGCTGTCACTATGTTCTATGGATCCCTATTCTGCATGTATCTGAGACCAGCAAATGAGCGATCTGTAGAGCAAGGAAAAATTGtgtcagtgttttgtatttttgtgagtCCCATGCTGAATCCATTTATATATAGCCTGAGAAACAAGGATGTGAAACGGGCtttgaaaagaatgtttatgAGAAATCTtggtaaaatggagaaaagttcAATATCTACAGtctcccaataa
- the LOC138384492 gene encoding olfactory receptor 5AP2, producing MIRRMKEVRGRNQTEVAEFILLGLSDNPDIQGILFALFLSIYLATMVGNLGMIALIKIDPCLHTPMYFFLSSLSFVDASYSSSVTPKMLVNLMAENKTISFKGCAAQFYFFGSFLGTECFLLAMMAYDRYAAIWNPLRYLVLMSRRICFLLVATSFLAGFGNAAIHTGMTFRLSFCGSNRINHFYCDTPPLLKLSCSDTHINGIVIMAFSSFNVISCVTIVLISYLCILIAILKMPSSEGRHKAFSTCASHLMAVTIFFGTILFMYLRPTSSYSMEQDKVVSVFYTVIIPMLNPLIYSLNNKDVKEALKKALQKHVL from the coding sequence ATGATCAGACGTATGAAAGAAGTCCGAGGCAGAAATCAAACAGAAGTGGCAGAGTTTATCCTCTTAGGACTTTCAGACAATCCAGATATACAAGGCATCCTCTTTGCATTGTTTCTGTCCATCTATTTGGCCACCATGGTGGGTAATTTGGGGATGATCGCATTGATTAAGATCGATCCCTGTCTCCACACTCCCATGTACTTCTTTCTCAGCAGCCTCTCTTTTGTTGATGCCTCTTACTCTTCTTCTGTCACTCCCAAGATGCTGGTGAACCTCATGGCTGAGAATAAGACCATTTCTTTTAAAGGATGTGCTGCCCAGTTCTACTTCTTTGGCTCCTTCCTGGGGACTGAATGTTTCCTGCTAGCCATGATGGCTTATGACCGCTACGCAGCCATATGGAACCCCCTGCGATACCTAGTTCTCATGTCTAGGAGGATTTGCTTCTTGCTAGTAGCGACCTCATTTTTAGCAGGCTTTGGAAATGCAGCCATACACACAGGAATGACTTTCAGATTGTCTTTTTGTGGGTCTAACAGGATCAACCACTTCTACTGTGACACCCCACCCCTGCTCAAACTCTCGTGCTCTGACACCCACATCAATGGCATTGTGATCATGGCTTTCTCCAGTTTTAATGTCATAAGCTGTGTTACAATTGTCCTCATTTCCTACCTGTGCATCCTCATTGCCATCTTGAAGATGCCTTCATCAGAGGGCAGGCAcaaagccttctccacctgtgctTCCCACCTCATGGCTGTCACCATATTCTTTGGGACAATTCTCTTTATGTACTTGCGCCCTACATCTAGCTACTCTATGGAGCAAGACAAGGTTGTCTCTGTCTTTTATACAGTAATAATCCCCATGCTGAATCCCCTCATCTACAGCTTAAACAATAAGGATGTGAAAGAAGCCTTAAAGAAGGCTTTACAGAAACACGTATTGTGA